The sequence AGGGGGATGTTGTGGCCGGGGATGGCGTTGGCCTGGCCGTCGGGGCCGTACTTGCCGAGGCGCGGTCCCAGGACCATGGCGCCCGCCAGGGCCAGCCAGCCGCCGCAGGAGTGGACCACGGTGGAACCGGCGAAGTCCATGAAGCCCATGCTCTCCAGCCAGCCCGCGGATTCGGCGCCGTTGAGGCTGCCCCAGGCCCAGTGGCCGGAGATGGGATAGATGAGGCCGGTGACAACGATGGAGATGAGGATGTAGGAGCTGAACTTGGTGCGCTCGGCGATGCCGCCGGAGACGATGGTGGCGGCGGTGGCCGCGAACACGCTCTGGAAGAACCAGAAGGTGTAGTCGAACCCGGCCAGGGTGTCGTAATCCAGCCCCAGGTTGGAGAGGGCGAAGCCGGAGCCGCCGATGAAGCCGCCCCCGGCGTCGATGCCGAACATCAGGGCGAAGCCGAAGAGGAAGAAGGTGATCTGTCCCACCCCGAAGTCGAGGAAGTTCTTCATGATGATGTTGCCCGCGCTTTTGGCGCGGGTGAAGCCCGCCTCGACGCAGGCGAAGCCCGCCTGCATGAACATGACCAGGATGCCCGCGATGAGCGTCCAGAGGATGTTGGCGTTGCCCTGGGTGAGAAAGTCCTCGGCGTGCGCCTGTTCGGGAAGCATGGTGAAGACGCCCGCCAAAGCGGCGGCCGCCAGAAGCGGCCTTGCCGCGCCTTTGCCGATGATGCGTGAGAAGATCATTTCGAACCTCCAGTTGCTCGTTGGATCGGACCACAGCCTCAGCACTTTCCCTTGAGCAAGGAGCGGGCCAGACGCGTAAAAGGCCGGAATGAATGGATATGGACGAATGGAAATGAGAAACAGCATCACAAAAATGTGCATTTTGCACTTCTGTTAATGTGGCATGATTGGCAATTTTGCGTAATTGTATACTTGCAACCGCAGGAAGGCGGGTGCTTGCATGCTTCGGTCCAAAATTGTAATATCGACGTTCGGGGCCTCGGTCTCGCCGCCCGTGTGGGCGGTAACGAAAAAAACGCTTGACAGGCTCGGCGAGGCGGGGATACCCCTTTTCATCATGAGTTCCCAAAGCCGCGTTCCTTCCTTCCTTTCTTTCGCCACGTACCTGTTTTGGTACTGGTTTTTTTATTTTGGAAGCGCCCGCGGCACGGGGAACGGTAGCGTGTAGGCAGTAGCCTAACCACCAAAACCACCCAAGGGGCCGCGGGCGCAAGCCGGCGGCCCCTTTTTTTGGGCCCGACGGTTCGCGGCTTGCCTGGGCGGTCTCGGTGGGTGCTAAAAAGGAGCATCTGGCATGGACACGGGCAGCATCCACATCGGCAAGGCCATCCGCCTGGAACGAATCTTCAATCGAAAATCGGGCAGAGCCATCGTCGTGCCCATGGACCACGGCGTCACCGTCGGCCCCATCTACGGTCTGGTGGACCTTAGGGCGACGGTCAACGCGGTGGTCGAAGGCGGGGCCAACGCGGTGCTCATGCAAAAAGGCCTCGTCCGATGCGGGCACCGCGGCTCGGGAAAAGACATCGGACTCATCTGCCACCTCTCCGCCTCCACCTCCCTCTCCCCAAGACCCAACGAAAAACGCCTCGTCGGCACCGTGGAAGACGCCATCCAGCTCGGCGCCGACGCCATTAGCGTGCACGTCAACCTGGCCGACGAGGCCGAGGCCTCCATGCTGGAGGACCTGGGCCGGGTCACCTCCACCGCCTCTCGCTGGGGCATCCCGGTGCTGGCCATGATGTACGCCC is a genomic window of Desulfohalovibrio reitneri containing:
- a CDS encoding 2-amino-3,7-dideoxy-D-threo-hept-6-ulosonate synthase; its protein translation is MDTGSIHIGKAIRLERIFNRKSGRAIVVPMDHGVTVGPIYGLVDLRATVNAVVEGGANAVLMQKGLVRCGHRGSGKDIGLICHLSASTSLSPRPNEKRLVGTVEDAIQLGADAISVHVNLADEAEASMLEDLGRVTSTASRWGIPVLAMMYARGPHIENPYDPEIVAHCARAGVELGADVIKVVYTGDVDSFARVCESCCVPVLIAGGDKLDDTRDLVQMAHDSVLAGGKGLSIGRNIFQADDPSRLVRALKGVVHEDWEVERAMDFLGAGEK
- a CDS encoding ammonium transporter encodes the protein MIFSRIIGKGAARPLLAAAALAGVFTMLPEQAHAEDFLTQGNANILWTLIAGILVMFMQAGFACVEAGFTRAKSAGNIIMKNFLDFGVGQITFFLFGFALMFGIDAGGGFIGGSGFALSNLGLDYDTLAGFDYTFWFFQSVFAATAATIVSGGIAERTKFSSYILISIVVTGLIYPISGHWAWGSLNGAESAGWLESMGFMDFAGSTVVHSCGGWLALAGAMVLGPRLGKYGPDGQANAIPGHNIPLGALGVFILWFGWFGFNAGSTTTADNTIGLIAMNTSLAAGAGVIGAMATSWIRYGKPDMSMTMNGALAGLVGITAGCYTVSPFGSIVIGLIAGLLVVLSIEFIDKVLKVDDPVGAVSVHGTCGAWGTIATGLFTVPGLNGGAGGLLYGGGIGQTITQIVGVAAVFVWAFGLGFIAFSIIKAIFGLRVSEQEEMAGLDIVEHGSESYAGFQIFRTE